One Chloroflexota bacterium genomic window carries:
- a CDS encoding DUF4147 domain-containing protein: MRPAKSPRWGDLKRRRDGLAIVEAGIAAARPERCLAAALEPATVAPGRVAREIVVVGAGKAAAAMAAQAEARLGSRISAGVVAVKDGHVLPLDRIGLLEAAHPVPDSRAQRNGRRIRETISAAPRDALILALFSGGGSALMIDPIPPAGIADLASTTDILLRAGADIGQLNSVRKHLSATHAGRLARAAEGREVLVVAISDVLGDDLSTIASGPFCPDPSTWRDAAAVIDRFELWGRLPAAVARLLARGRDGELAETPKPGDAAFARVRHRVVANLRTAARAASAHAESLGVRARICDLAVTGQAEAAAGRLVRAGRAELERADRPFCLVYGGETVVRVRGQGRGGRCQQLALRAAEVLVGEPRLTVLAAGTDGTDGPTDAAGALVDSGTIARGARAGLDASRHLMDNDAYSYLRASGDLVITGPTHTNVNDLLLVLGAP, translated from the coding sequence ATGCGGCCGGCGAAGTCCCCGCGCTGGGGGGATTTAAAGCGGCGCCGGGACGGCTTGGCCATTGTCGAGGCCGGAATAGCAGCGGCGCGCCCGGAGCGGTGCTTGGCCGCCGCGCTGGAACCCGCAACGGTGGCGCCGGGGCGGGTCGCCCGGGAAATAGTGGTCGTGGGCGCGGGCAAGGCCGCGGCGGCGATGGCGGCGCAGGCCGAAGCGCGGCTCGGTTCGCGGATTTCTGCCGGGGTGGTGGCGGTCAAGGACGGGCACGTCCTGCCGCTCGATCGGATCGGACTGCTTGAAGCGGCGCACCCGGTGCCCGACTCGCGCGCCCAGCGCAATGGGCGCCGGATTCGCGAGACGATCTCCGCGGCTCCGCGGGACGCGTTGATCCTGGCCCTTTTTTCCGGCGGCGGATCGGCGCTGATGATCGATCCGATTCCGCCGGCCGGCATCGCCGATCTGGCCTCGACGACCGACATTCTGCTGCGCGCCGGGGCAGACATCGGCCAACTCAACTCGGTCCGCAAGCACCTATCTGCCACCCATGCGGGCCGCCTGGCGCGGGCCGCCGAGGGGCGCGAGGTGCTGGTCGTGGCGATATCGGACGTGCTCGGCGACGATCTCTCGACGATTGCCTCGGGCCCCTTTTGCCCAGATCCGTCGACCTGGCGGGACGCGGCGGCGGTGATCGATCGCTTCGAGTTGTGGGGACGCCTGCCGGCGGCAGTGGCCCGGCTGCTGGCGCGCGGCCGCGATGGCGAGCTGGCCGAAACTCCCAAGCCCGGTGACGCGGCCTTCGCGCGGGTCCGTCATCGCGTGGTGGCCAACCTTCGGACCGCGGCCCGGGCGGCCTCGGCGCATGCCGAATCCCTCGGCGTGCGGGCGCGGATCTGCGATCTGGCGGTGACCGGGCAGGCCGAAGCGGCCGCCGGGCGCCTGGTCCGCGCCGGCCGCGCCGAACTGGAACGGGCCGACCGCCCGTTCTGCCTGGTCTACGGCGGAGAGACCGTCGTTCGGGTTCGCGGCCAGGGTCGCGGCGGGCGTTGCCAGCAACTGGCGCTGCGGGCCGCCGAGGTCCTGGTCGGGGAGCCGCGGTTGACGGTCTTGGCCGCTGGCACCGACGGCACCGACGGCCCGACCGACGCCGCCGGGGCGCTCGTCGACAGCGGAACGATCGCGCGGGGCGCACGGGCCGGACTGGATGCATCGCGGCACCTGATGGACAATGACGCATATTCGTATCTGCGCGCCAGCGGCGATCTCGTGATCACCGGTCCTACGCACACGAACGTGAACGATCTCCTGCTGGTCCTGGGGGCACCTTGA
- a CDS encoding LysM peptidoglycan-binding domain-containing protein yields the protein MSEQDQEPPVSPQMVDGRLRWRPVTGDAIVAAGRFDWVALVRLMILAAAAAVAFLALEWQTGVYEDAAHNSEAILARQEPGRSAPAPDFGPLPTVAPREQSPPAPSPADPLAVEPDRSHSEFEHVVQPGETLDEIATRYSVNLEDLLQANPGIVDPDLIVAGDTITIIV from the coding sequence TTGAGCGAACAAGACCAAGAGCCGCCCGTCTCCCCGCAAATGGTCGACGGCCGCCTGCGCTGGCGGCCGGTGACCGGCGACGCGATCGTTGCCGCGGGTCGGTTCGACTGGGTAGCCCTGGTGCGGCTGATGATCCTGGCCGCCGCCGCCGCGGTGGCCTTTCTGGCCCTTGAATGGCAGACCGGCGTGTACGAGGACGCGGCCCACAATTCGGAAGCAATCCTGGCCCGCCAGGAACCGGGCCGCTCGGCGCCGGCCCCGGACTTTGGGCCCCTGCCGACGGTCGCGCCGCGGGAGCAGTCGCCACCCGCGCCGTCGCCGGCCGATCCGTTGGCCGTCGAGCCGGACCGGTCGCACTCGGAGTTTGAGCACGTGGTGCAACCGGGGGAGACGCTCGATGAAATCGCCACCCGCTACTCGGTGAACCTGGAGGATCTGCTGCAGGCGAACCCGGGCATCGTGGACCCCGACCTGATCGTTGCCGGCGACACGATAACGATCATCGTCTGA
- a CDS encoding AtpZ/AtpI family protein, with translation MALEFGFIVGAFLIAGIQIGGWLDDQLSSRPFFLTAGVLLGLLASFSVFWRIYRWQSD, from the coding sequence CTGGCGCTCGAGTTTGGCTTCATAGTCGGAGCATTCCTGATAGCCGGAATTCAAATCGGCGGATGGCTGGATGACCAGTTGTCGAGCCGACCGTTCTTCCTGACCGCGGGCGTCCTGTTGGGCCTGCTGGCCAGTTTCTCCGTTTTCTGGCGAATCTACCGCTGGCAGTCTGACTAA
- a CDS encoding F0F1 ATP synthase subunit A: MLPEFVLPAEPICEECHFSLLGDSVARPYGEFVITNSMVIMFVVMAFMLLVALAVRSRIGIIPSGLQSIIEVTYDQIGAATRSALGRFTDPRLPLLMGFFTFILLANWFSLLPFVGTIGYFHEHHGHEVLVPFLRPATADINMTLALALVAFILIHSTGIAAHGLTGHLKEVAQNSWLLAPIFVLIELFVIVSLSFRLFGNLFAGEVLLGLSATYMPVIGVIFLLLELLFGLIQALVFAILTLSFTGVAIGTDPEAEHH; this comes from the coding sequence TTGCTGCCCGAATTCGTTCTCCCTGCCGAACCGATCTGCGAAGAGTGTCACTTTTCGCTTCTGGGAGACTCGGTGGCCCGCCCCTACGGCGAATTCGTCATCACCAACTCGATGGTGATCATGTTCGTGGTCATGGCATTCATGCTCCTCGTCGCGCTGGCGGTGCGCAGCCGAATCGGAATCATCCCTTCCGGACTGCAGTCGATCATCGAAGTAACCTACGACCAGATCGGCGCGGCGACGCGTTCGGCGCTGGGGCGCTTCACCGATCCCCGGCTCCCCTTGCTGATGGGGTTCTTCACCTTCATATTGCTGGCCAACTGGTTCTCGCTGCTGCCCTTCGTGGGCACCATCGGCTATTTCCACGAGCACCACGGTCACGAGGTGCTGGTGCCGTTCCTGCGGCCGGCCACGGCCGACATCAACATGACGCTGGCCCTGGCCCTGGTCGCGTTCATCCTCATCCACTCGACCGGGATCGCCGCGCACGGCCTGACCGGCCATCTCAAGGAAGTGGCCCAGAATTCCTGGCTGCTGGCGCCGATCTTCGTGCTGATCGAACTGTTCGTGATCGTTTCGCTCTCATTCCGGCTTTTCGGCAATCTCTTCGCCGGTGAAGTGCTGCTGGGACTCTCTGCCACCTACATGCCGGTAATCGGCGTTATCTTCCTGCTGCTCGAATTGCTCTTCGGCCTGATCCAGGCGCTGGTGTTTGCGATATTGACTTTGAGCTTCACCGGCGTGGCGATCGGAACCGATCCCGAGGCGGAGCACCATTGA
- a CDS encoding ATP synthase F0 subunit C, producing the protein MEYGPIGAGLAIGLAGIGSGIGLGLGTAAAMSALGRNPEAENTVRPNMIVALGLTEAIGIYGFLIGLFLALGLGA; encoded by the coding sequence ATGGAATATGGACCCATCGGAGCCGGTCTGGCGATCGGTTTGGCCGGGATCGGCTCGGGCATCGGCCTCGGATTAGGCACCGCGGCCGCAATGTCGGCCCTGGGCCGCAACCCCGAGGCGGAAAACACGGTCCGTCCGAACATGATCGTGGCCCTCGGCCTCACCGAAGCGATCGGGATCTACGGGTTCCTGATCGGACTATTCCTCGCCCTCGGACTCGGTGCTTAG
- the atpF gene encoding F0F1 ATP synthase subunit B — MIELFEGVGILFPNLLFQLVTFLLFVWVINRLLFKPIARALSERRERIAGDLDKAAELREQARAEQDRFQAELREQQAEAQRMRQEMAARLAELEEQQMQSARDAAARIRAEAQQESERLREQALASARGELAELVAEATTKVLGRAIDDEEQARLVDEAIAEIGGRSS, encoded by the coding sequence GTGATTGAGCTATTTGAGGGTGTGGGGATCCTATTCCCCAACCTGCTGTTCCAGCTCGTCACCTTCCTGCTGTTTGTTTGGGTAATCAATCGGCTGTTGTTCAAGCCGATCGCCCGGGCGCTGAGCGAGCGACGCGAGCGCATTGCCGGCGACCTGGACAAGGCCGCCGAACTCCGCGAGCAGGCCCGGGCCGAACAGGACCGCTTTCAGGCCGAACTGCGTGAGCAGCAGGCCGAAGCCCAGCGAATGCGCCAGGAAATGGCGGCCCGCTTGGCCGAACTTGAAGAGCAGCAGATGCAGTCCGCCCGCGACGCCGCCGCCCGGATTCGCGCCGAAGCCCAGCAGGAATCCGAGCGATTGCGGGAGCAGGCTTTGGCTTCCGCCCGCGGTGAACTGGCCGAGTTGGTGGCGGAGGCGACCACCAAGGTGCTCGGGCGGGCGATTGACGACGAGGAACAAGCGCGGCTGGTCGACGAAGCGATCGCCGAGATCGGCGGCCGGTCGAGTTGA
- the atpH gene encoding ATP synthase F1 subunit delta, with protein sequence MIRDRHSARRLVRSYVDAVIADARANASWLAWDEDLAVLGRIGADRDFSAALAERAGRPGQVEDLLAGICGERGVALAQVLSGAGHLELLEAIRDRFQRRSSTDGPLDRVQITSAQPLPSAQVDELTSQLAREGREVVLQTRVDPGLIGGVVVRLGDWRYDFSIRSRLQALRRSIN encoded by the coding sequence TTGATTCGGGACCGTCATTCGGCGCGCCGGCTGGTGCGATCTTACGTCGATGCGGTGATCGCCGACGCGCGCGCCAACGCGAGTTGGCTCGCCTGGGACGAGGATCTGGCGGTGCTGGGCCGGATCGGCGCCGATCGCGATTTTTCCGCTGCGCTCGCCGAACGCGCCGGCCGACCCGGCCAGGTCGAGGACCTGTTGGCGGGAATCTGCGGCGAACGCGGGGTCGCGTTGGCCCAGGTGCTATCCGGAGCCGGCCACCTCGAGTTGCTGGAAGCCATTCGGGACCGGTTTCAGCGCCGGTCCAGCACCGACGGTCCCCTGGACCGGGTGCAGATTACCTCGGCCCAGCCGCTGCCGTCGGCGCAGGTGGACGAGCTGACTTCGCAGCTTGCCCGCGAGGGTCGCGAAGTGGTCCTGCAGACGCGCGTGGACCCCGGTCTGATCGGCGGCGTCGTGGTGCGACTGGGCGACTGGCGCTACGACTTTTCAATTCGCTCACGCTTACAAGCCCTTCGGCGATCCATCAACTGA
- a CDS encoding F0F1 ATP synthase subunit alpha: MAQSPQDIAALLRQRIQDLDPSTDAANVGTVVEAGDGIARIHGLSQALAGELVEFPGNVLGMALNLEEDSVGAVLLGEFGHIREGDEVRATGRVAQVPVGEALLGRVVNAVGEPIDDRGPIATEDSDVIEKVAPGVTARANVDTPLQTGIRAIDSMIPIGRGQRELIIGDRQIGKTAVAIDTIINQRDTGVKCIYVAVGQKAGQVAQVRAVLEQHNSMDHSVIVAATASDPAGMQYIAPFVGCTIGEYFRDRGQDALVIYDDLTKHAWAYRQISLLLRRPPGREAYPGDIFYLHSRLLERAARMSEAEGGGSLTSLPIIETQEGDLTTYVPTNVISITDGQIYLEPSLFNAGNRPAINAGLSVSRVGGDAQLRSMRSVAGGLRLALAQYREVAAFAQFGSDLDPATQQQLTRGQRLLEILKQDQYQPQSVVDQVISLRAGTSGQADAVEVEDVRRFIAELIEHVHASKAELVAAVAASGRVEDDQMTELDETISAFVATGFIPGTDG, translated from the coding sequence ATGGCCCAATCTCCGCAAGATATCGCCGCGCTGCTGCGGCAGCGCATCCAGGATCTGGACCCCTCAACCGACGCGGCGAACGTCGGGACGGTCGTGGAAGCCGGCGACGGTATCGCCCGCATTCACGGCCTATCGCAGGCTTTGGCCGGCGAGCTGGTCGAATTCCCCGGCAACGTGCTCGGAATGGCCCTCAATCTGGAAGAAGACTCGGTCGGGGCGGTCTTGCTGGGCGAATTCGGCCACATCCGCGAAGGCGACGAAGTCCGGGCGACCGGGCGGGTGGCCCAAGTGCCGGTCGGCGAGGCGCTGCTGGGACGGGTGGTCAACGCGGTCGGCGAGCCGATCGACGACCGGGGTCCGATCGCCACCGAGGATTCCGACGTTATCGAGAAGGTTGCCCCCGGGGTAACCGCCCGCGCCAACGTTGACACCCCGCTGCAGACCGGGATCCGGGCGATCGACTCGATGATCCCGATCGGGCGCGGACAGCGCGAACTCATCATCGGCGACCGCCAGATCGGCAAGACCGCGGTCGCGATCGATACGATCATCAATCAGCGCGACACCGGCGTCAAGTGCATTTACGTTGCGGTCGGCCAGAAAGCCGGTCAGGTCGCCCAGGTCCGCGCGGTGCTGGAGCAGCACAACTCGATGGACCACAGCGTGATCGTTGCCGCGACCGCCTCGGACCCGGCCGGGATGCAATACATTGCTCCGTTCGTGGGCTGCACCATCGGCGAGTACTTCCGCGACCGCGGGCAGGATGCGCTGGTCATCTACGACGACTTGACCAAGCACGCCTGGGCCTACCGGCAGATTTCGTTGCTGCTGCGGCGTCCGCCCGGCCGCGAAGCCTATCCGGGGGATATCTTCTACCTTCACTCCCGGCTGCTGGAGCGCGCGGCCCGGATGAGCGAAGCCGAGGGAGGCGGTTCGCTGACCTCCTTGCCGATCATCGAGACCCAGGAAGGGGACCTGACGACCTACGTCCCCACCAACGTGATCTCGATCACCGACGGTCAGATTTACCTGGAACCGAGTCTGTTCAATGCCGGCAACCGGCCCGCAATCAACGCCGGGCTTTCGGTCTCGCGGGTCGGCGGCGACGCCCAGCTGCGCAGCATGCGTTCGGTGGCCGGCGGGCTGCGGCTGGCCCTGGCCCAGTACCGGGAAGTGGCCGCGTTCGCCCAGTTCGGTTCCGACCTGGACCCGGCCACCCAGCAGCAACTAACGCGCGGCCAGCGGCTTCTTGAGATCCTCAAGCAAGACCAGTACCAGCCCCAGTCGGTCGTAGATCAGGTCATCTCGCTGCGGGCCGGAACCTCCGGCCAGGCCGACGCGGTCGAGGTCGAGGACGTTCGCCGATTCATCGCCGAACTTATCGAGCACGTGCACGCGAGCAAGGCCGAACTGGTGGCTGCGGTTGCCGCGAGCGGACGCGTCGAGGATGACCAGATGACCGAACTTGACGAGACCATTTCGGCGTTTGTCGCGACCGGGTTCATACCCGGGACGGACGGCTAG
- the atpG gene encoding ATP synthase F1 subunit gamma: protein MASLRDIRTRINGVDATRQITRAMQLVATSKMFKAQEAVRRSQAYADTIRRMVAGLSAADPDLVGSHPLMRPADPSGRTALVAFTTNRGLVGALNTNVARVTLERARDLSSEHPGSDRALIAIGRVGVRMLGSSLPTHAQFTDFPDQPGANDVRALATMLVEGYANADFDAVEIVYPTFVNTVSQTPVAERLFPLRELQEGAAAHNLQYIYEPSRSATLDALLPRFVESRLLQIALNAAASEHSARMVAMRNATENANELIDSLTLTYNRQRQGAITSEMIDIASGANAQAS, encoded by the coding sequence ATGGCCAGCCTGCGCGACATCCGCACCCGGATCAACGGGGTCGACGCCACGCGTCAGATCACGCGGGCCATGCAGCTGGTCGCAACTTCGAAGATGTTCAAAGCCCAGGAGGCGGTGCGGCGCAGCCAGGCGTACGCCGACACGATCCGCCGGATGGTGGCCGGGCTTTCGGCGGCCGATCCCGATCTGGTCGGCTCCCACCCCTTGATGCGGCCGGCCGACCCGTCCGGCCGGACCGCGCTGGTGGCGTTCACCACCAACCGCGGGCTGGTGGGAGCGCTGAACACCAACGTCGCCCGGGTGACGCTCGAGCGCGCCCGCGACCTTTCCTCGGAACACCCCGGCTCGGATCGCGCCCTGATCGCCATCGGTCGCGTCGGGGTGCGCATGCTCGGCAGCTCGTTGCCGACCCACGCCCAGTTCACCGATTTCCCCGATCAACCCGGCGCCAACGACGTCCGCGCGCTGGCCACGATGCTGGTCGAGGGTTACGCCAACGCCGATTTCGACGCGGTTGAGATCGTCTATCCGACATTCGTAAACACGGTCTCGCAGACGCCGGTGGCCGAGCGCCTCTTCCCGCTGCGTGAACTGCAGGAGGGCGCCGCCGCCCACAACCTCCAGTACATCTACGAACCGTCGCGGTCGGCTACGCTGGACGCCCTTTTGCCGCGGTTCGTCGAGTCGCGGCTGTTGCAGATCGCCCTAAACGCGGCCGCCAGCGAACACTCGGCGCGAATGGTGGCGATGCGCAACGCCACCGAAAACGCCAATGAGCTGATCGATTCGCTGACGCTGACCTACAACCGCCAGCGCCAGGGTGCGATCACCAGCGAGATGATCGATATCGCTTCGGGCGCCAACGCCCAGGCCAGCTGA
- the atpD gene encoding F0F1 ATP synthase subunit beta encodes MATGTIAQIIGAVVDVEFDSQSMPGIYNALTVESGDGEQVVMEVQQHVGNNWVRCISMRPTEGLRRGLPVEDTGGPISVPVGPDTLGRVFDVVGEPIDEQGPCNAENHYPIHRPAPKVADQATSTEMFATGLKVIDLIAPFTRGGKTGIFGGAGVGKTVTIMELINNVAKEYGGYSVFCGVGERTREGTQLIGEMQESGVMGNTVMVFGQMNESPGARLRVALAGLSMAEYFRDEENQDLLLFIDNIFRFSMAGSEVSALLGRMPSAVGYQPTLGSEMGQLQERITSTTKGSITSLQAIYVPADDYTDPAPVTTFSHLDATIRLERSIVDRGIYPAVDPLTSTSRILDPNIVGDDHYRVARSVQQVLQRYKDLQDIIAILGIEELSEEDRLVVARARRIERFLSQPMNVAEVFTGLEGRTIAIEDTVRGFDEILSGAHDNLPEQAFYMVGTIDEAVAKAEQMAASA; translated from the coding sequence ATGGCAACCGGCACAATCGCCCAAATAATCGGTGCGGTCGTTGACGTCGAATTCGATTCCCAGTCGATGCCCGGCATCTACAACGCGCTGACTGTCGAATCGGGCGATGGCGAACAGGTGGTCATGGAAGTCCAACAGCACGTTGGCAACAACTGGGTCCGCTGCATCTCCATGCGCCCCACCGAGGGATTGCGGCGCGGCCTGCCGGTCGAGGACACCGGCGGCCCAATCTCGGTCCCGGTCGGACCCGATACCCTGGGGCGGGTGTTCGACGTCGTGGGCGAGCCGATTGACGAGCAGGGGCCCTGCAACGCCGAGAACCACTACCCGATCCACCGGCCGGCGCCCAAGGTCGCCGACCAGGCCACTTCGACTGAGATGTTCGCCACCGGCCTCAAGGTGATCGACCTGATTGCGCCGTTCACGCGCGGCGGCAAGACCGGGATCTTCGGCGGCGCCGGCGTCGGCAAGACGGTCACGATCATGGAGCTGATCAACAACGTCGCCAAGGAATACGGCGGATACTCGGTCTTCTGTGGCGTCGGCGAACGCACCCGCGAGGGAACCCAGCTGATCGGCGAGATGCAGGAATCGGGCGTCATGGGCAACACCGTCATGGTGTTCGGCCAGATGAACGAATCGCCCGGAGCCCGCCTGCGCGTGGCCCTCGCCGGCCTGTCGATGGCTGAGTACTTCCGCGACGAGGAAAACCAGGACCTGCTGCTGTTCATCGACAACATTTTCCGGTTCTCGATGGCCGGCTCGGAGGTCTCGGCGCTACTGGGCCGGATGCCCTCGGCGGTCGGCTACCAGCCGACGCTGGGATCGGAAATGGGCCAGCTGCAGGAACGAATCACCTCGACGACGAAGGGCTCGATCACCTCGCTGCAGGCGATCTACGTGCCGGCCGACGACTACACCGACCCCGCGCCGGTGACCACGTTCTCGCACCTCGACGCCACCATCCGCCTGGAGCGTTCGATCGTGGACCGCGGCATATACCCGGCCGTCGACCCGCTCACCTCGACATCTCGGATCCTGGACCCGAACATCGTCGGCGACGACCACTACCGGGTCGCCCGCTCGGTCCAGCAGGTTCTGCAGCGCTACAAGGACCTGCAGGACATCATCGCGATCCTGGGGATCGAGGAACTCTCCGAAGAGGACCGCCTGGTGGTCGCCCGCGCCCGCCGGATCGAGCGCTTCCTCTCGCAGCCGATGAACGTCGCCGAGGTGTTCACCGGGCTCGAGGGCCGCACCATCGCCATCGAGGACACCGTGCGCGGATTCGACGAAATCCTCTCCGGCGCCCACGACAACCTGCCCGAGCAGGCCTTCTACATGGTCGGAACCATCGACGAAGCGGTGGCCAAGGCCGAGCAGATGGCGGCCAGCGCCTAG
- a CDS encoding F0F1 ATP synthase subunit epsilon, which produces MDQHKLTVELITPERSLITETGVEQLVAPSVDGQVTILPRHAPLLTILDPGVVLVRRDGSDEVLAVSGGFLQVQENRVTILADASERSGEVDRERAERARAEAERQISEAQDFDSMLEARIRLMRALSRLRAAERGSR; this is translated from the coding sequence TTGGATCAGCACAAGCTGACCGTCGAGTTGATCACCCCGGAGCGGTCCCTGATTACCGAAACGGGCGTTGAGCAACTGGTGGCGCCGAGCGTCGACGGCCAGGTGACCATCCTGCCGCGCCACGCGCCGTTGCTGACGATCCTGGACCCGGGTGTCGTACTGGTGCGACGCGACGGTTCCGACGAGGTCCTGGCGGTCAGCGGCGGATTTTTGCAGGTGCAGGAAAATCGGGTGACGATATTGGCTGACGCGTCGGAACGTTCCGGCGAGGTCGACCGCGAGCGGGCCGAGCGCGCTCGCGCCGAGGCCGAGCGACAGATTTCGGAAGCCCAAGACTTCGATTCGATGCTCGAGGCTCGGATCCGACTGATGCGAGCGCTCTCGCGGCTGCGGGCTGCCGAACGGGGTTCGCGTTAA
- the murA gene encoding UDP-N-acetylglucosamine 1-carboxyvinyltransferase translates to MQRPVASHYRIGGGDNRLQGVYRVPGAKNAILPMMAATLLTEETCHLTNVPAIGDVEAMMELLGMLGADVERDRTGRRLTITAANIDSFEPDPGLVAGMRASFLVTGPLLARFGRVVVAPPGGCEIGVRPVNVDIDGFVRMGARVDRFEGGYDVTAGTLRGDRIYLDYPSHTGTENLIMGATLADGVTVIVNASREPEVLHLCGFLRAMGADIRGAGTSVISVHGRRRLFGAGYRTMPDRMVAGTIAIATAACGGEVLLDDVVRDDLEPVLLKLEEIGVDVFYEGDSVVIASDRQLRAVEVQSMPHPGFPTDKQAEMGALLTQASGRSTISDRVFENRFGYLDGLQRLGAKIDRRESHALIAGPQQLRGAQVELERDLRAGAALTIAALVAEGQSVLSGVSFIDRGYEDLAGDLAALGADIRVARQ, encoded by the coding sequence CTGCAGCGGCCGGTGGCGAGCCATTACAGGATCGGCGGCGGCGACAACCGCCTTCAGGGCGTCTATCGGGTTCCGGGCGCCAAGAACGCCATTCTGCCGATGATGGCGGCCACGCTGCTCACCGAGGAAACCTGCCACCTGACCAACGTCCCCGCGATCGGGGATGTCGAAGCGATGATGGAACTGCTCGGCATGCTGGGCGCGGATGTCGAGCGCGACCGGACCGGGCGCCGCCTGACGATCACCGCCGCAAATATCGATTCCTTCGAGCCCGATCCCGGCCTGGTGGCCGGGATGCGAGCCTCGTTCCTGGTGACCGGACCGCTCCTGGCCCGCTTTGGACGGGTCGTAGTGGCGCCCCCCGGCGGATGCGAAATCGGAGTCCGCCCGGTCAACGTCGACATCGACGGGTTCGTGCGCATGGGGGCCCGGGTCGACCGGTTCGAAGGTGGCTACGATGTCACTGCCGGGACCTTGCGCGGGGACCGGATCTATCTCGACTATCCGTCCCACACCGGCACCGAAAACCTGATCATGGGGGCAACCCTGGCCGACGGCGTGACGGTGATCGTAAACGCCTCACGCGAACCCGAAGTCCTGCACCTGTGCGGTTTCCTGCGCGCAATGGGGGCCGACATTCGTGGCGCCGGCACCAGCGTGATCTCGGTGCACGGGCGTCGAAGGCTGTTCGGCGCCGGCTATCGGACCATGCCGGACCGCATGGTGGCCGGGACGATCGCCATCGCCACCGCCGCGTGCGGCGGCGAGGTCCTGCTCGACGACGTCGTCCGCGACGACCTGGAGCCGGTCCTGCTCAAACTCGAAGAAATCGGGGTGGACGTCTTCTACGAGGGCGATTCGGTCGTAATCGCCTCCGACCGGCAGCTGCGCGCGGTCGAGGTCCAGAGCATGCCGCATCCCGGCTTTCCCACCGACAAGCAGGCCGAAATGGGGGCCCTGCTCACCCAGGCCAGCGGACGCAGCACCATCTCCGACCGGGTCTTTGAGAACCGGTTCGGATACCTGGACGGCCTGCAGCGTCTGGGAGCCAAGATCGACCGGCGCGAATCGCACGCCCTGATCGCGGGCCCGCAGCAGCTGCGCGGGGCGCAGGTAGAGCTCGAGCGCGACCTCAGGGCCGGAGCCGCCCTTACCATCGCCGCCTTGGTGGCCGAGGGACAGTCGGTGCTGTCCGGCGTCTCATTCATCGACCGCGGTTACGAGGACCTGGCAGGGGACCTGGCCGCGCTGGGGGCCGACATACGGGTGGCCCGCCAATGA